From a single Sebastes umbrosus isolate fSebUmb1 chromosome 17, fSebUmb1.pri, whole genome shotgun sequence genomic region:
- the LOC119476019 gene encoding short transient receptor potential channel 2-like: MENLTPEQWREIMNKKMRFPPELISAIQEGKIERLCGLLKTGDGIIRQLDESEDRQWREALNLSIRLGNESCMDTLLQGVKFDFRQIHEALLVAVDTNQPRVVKRLLDRLDQEKGNKMDVRSFSQAIFDHSIDNSQFAPGVTPLTLACQKDLYDIVTMLTQKGHIIPLPHKISCACLECRNGRQYDLLKFSLSRINTYRGIASRAYLSITSDDAMLRAFSLSRELRKLSQKEPEFKPQYLGLEELCQEFAVELLGMCRNQSEVTTILNSCGDDSQDSLEEQAFEAGIPNLSRLRLAVNYNQKQFVAHPICQQVLSSIWCGHLSGWRGSRTAWKLFVSVGIFFTMPLLCLVYWIAPKSKGGKLLKIPVIRFLLHSASYLWFLITLLGESITMEMYRDKFASRQQNILHSSFHMVWVVGFFWYECKEVWIEGLRSYFLDWWNCLDVMVLSMYLASFALRVLIALKGYFLCHDHSGTEECIYFTQTVRENWHQEDPQLISEVLFAVTSMLSFTRLAFILPAHESLGTLQISIGKMIDDMMRFMFILMIIGTAFLCGINNVYVPYVISPHLGRFNETFHFLFWTMFGVANQDYVDMPQFVLAEFVGRILYGIFTLVIVIVLLNMLIAMITNTFQKIEDDADVEWKFARSKLYLSYFREGLTMPVPFNIIPSPKAFFYILRGIFRRICCCCTCNSESKYPPIDSVTNGKGSEGDQLPYRQQVSRALVQRYIESARREFEETKRKDIGNRITLLTKTVSRMHSDMKVLQQVLMDDGHTAGDASTKDGSSFLGKYIIGAKNNFIGFNSRQDEKNASPKVTVHNGEEGVDKEKVDSDTKQESAAQQNQVDECGAEKVTDWDVVKMEEGRVKVELGDEETENKDKVEADRNEVKEEVGAGTSLNHVGEKLKAEATQDEAEKRRGGIQTGAKVTETTPELAESIKVNSEKTDINRVVNKFKDIELQEKKVESKWMMGRKIEHNVADKSSVREMNVKPGAKKTIPSPTGSSSSQDTGFGSQEGEGSIDGMLVRP, from the exons ATGGAAAACCTGACG CCAGAACAATGGCGCGAGATTATGAACAAGAAGATGCGATTCCCTCCGGAACTCATCAGTGCCATTCAGGAGGGGAAAATAGAGCGGCTGTGCGGACTGCTGAAGACCGGTGACGGCATCATCCGTCAGCTGGATGAGTCGGAGGACCGCCAGTGGAGGGAGGCCCTCAACCTGTCCATCCGCCTGGGCAACGAGAGCTGCATGGACACCCTCCTGCAGGGGGTCAAGTTTGACTTCCGGCAGATTCACGAGGCCCTGCTGGTCGCCGTGGACACCAATCAGCCCAGAGTGGTGAAGCGCCTGCTGGACCGCCTGGACCAGGAGAAAGGCAACAAGATGGATGTGCGCTCTTTCTCTCAGGCCATCTTTGACCACTCTATTGACAACTCCCAGTTTGCCCCTGGTGTGACTCCTCTGACCTTGGCATGCCAGAAAGACCTGTACGATATCGTCACCATGCTCACCCAAAAAGGTCACATCATCCCATTGCCACACAAGATATCCTGCGCCTGTCTGGAGTGTCGTAACGGTCGGCAGTATGACCTGTTGAAGTTCTCCTTGTCTCGCATCAACACCTACCGCGGCATTGCCAGCCGAGCCTACCTGTCCATTACCTCTGATGACGCCATGCTCAGAGCGTTCAGTCTCAGCAGAGAGCTCCGTAAGCTCTCACAAAAAGAGCCAGAGTTCAAG CCTCAGTACCTGGGcctggaggagctttgtcagGAGTTTGCCGTTGAGTTGCTGGGCATGTGTCGCAACCAGAGCGAGGTGACCACCATCCTGAACAGCTGCGGAGACGATAGCCAGGACTCCCTAGAGGAGCAGGCCTTTGAGGCGGGAATCCCCAACCTCTCACGTCTGCGACTCGCCGTCAACTACAACCAGAAGCAG ttcGTGGCCCACCCAATCTGCCAGCAGGTGCTGTCATCTATCTGGTGTGGGCACCTGTCAGGCTGGAGAGGCAGCAGGACGGCCTGGAAGCTGTTTGTCTCTGTGGGGATCTTTTTCACCATGCCACTCCTCTGCCTCGTCTACTGGATCGCACCCAAGTCAAAG GGAGGAAAGCTGCTAAAGATTCCTGTGATCAGGTTCCTCCTCCACTCAGCCTCCTATCTGTGGTTTCTCATCACGTTACTCGGAGAATCAATAACAATGGAGATGTATCGAGACAAGTTTGCTTCCCGGCAGCAGAACATCCTGCACAGCTCCTTCCACATGGTGTGGGTGGTCG GATTCTTCTGGTACGAGTGCAAGGAAGTGTGGATCGAGGGGCTGCGGAGCTACTTCCTGGACTGGTGGAACTGCTTGGACGTGATGGTGCTCAGCATGTACCTGGCGTCCTTCGCGTTGCGTGTGCTCATCGCGCTCAAAGGTTACTTCCTGTGCCATGATCATAGCGGCACAGAAGAGTGCATCTACTTCACCCAGACTG TGCGCGAGAACTGGCATCAGGAGGACCCCCAGCTGATCTCTGAGGTGCTGTTTGCAGTGACCAGCATGTTGAGCTTCACACGGCTGGCGTTCATCCTCCCAGCGCACGAGTCTCTGGGAACTCTGCAGATCTCGATAGGGAAGATGATTGACGATATGATGAG atttatgtttatattgatGATCATTGGAACAGCCTTCCTTTGTGGCATCAACAATGTCTACGTTCCTTATGTCATCTCTCCACATCTTGGCAG GTTTAATGAGACGTTCCACTTCTTATTCTGGACCATGTTCGGCGTGGCCAACCAGGACTACGTGGACATGCCGCAGTTTGTGTTGGCAGAGTTCGTGGGAAGGATCCTGTACGGCATCTTCACGCTCGTCATTGTCATCGTCCTGCTCAACATGCTCATTGCTATGATCACCAACACCTTTCAGAAAATTGAG GACGATGCAGATGTCGAGTGGAAATTTGCCAGGTCGAAGCTGTACCTCAGTTACTTCAGGGAGGGCCTCACCATGCCTGTGCCCTTCAACATCATCCCCTCACCCAAAGCTTTCTTTTACATCTTAAG GGGTATCTTTAGAcgaatctgctgctgctgcacttgtAATTCTGAGAGCAAATATCCCCCTATAGACTCTGTG ACCAATGGTAAGGGATCTGAAGGCGACCAGTTACCTTACCGGCAGCAGGTGAGCAGAGCTCTGGTCCAACGCTACATTGAGTCAGCACGCAGGGAGTTTGAGGAGACCAAGAGGAAAG ATATCGGCAATCGGATCACTTTGCTGACCAAAACCGTCAGCAGGATGCACAGTGATATGAAAGTACTCCAGCAGGTTTTGATGGACGATGGACACACTGCAGGCGACGCATCGACCAAGGATGGCTCCTCCTTTCTGGGGAAATACATCATCGGTGCCAAGAACAATTTCATAGGTTTTAACAGCAGACAAGATGAGAAAAATGCGTCACCTAAAGTGACAGTGCACAACGGAGAGGAAGGGGTGGATAAAGAAAAGGTTGACTCGGATACAAAACAGGAGTCAGCCGCACAACAGAATCAGGTGGATGAATGTGGAGCAGAGAAGGTAACAGACTGGGATGTGGTGAAAATGGAGGAAGGTAGAGTTAAAGTAGAGCtaggagatgaagaaactgaGAATAAAGACAAGGTGGAAGCAGACAGAAATGAAGTGAAAGAGGAGGTGGGGGCAGGTACGAGTTTGAATCACGTAGGAGAAAAGCTAAAAGCTGAGGCCACACAAGATGAGGcagaaaaaaggagaggagggataCAAACGGGGGCAAAGGTGACAGAGACAACCCCCGAACTAGCTGAAAGCATTAAAGTCAACAGTGAAAAGACGGACATAAACAGAGTAGTAAACAAGTTCAAAGACATAGAgctgcaagaaaaaaaagtggagtCCAAATGGATGATGGGTAGAAAGATTGAGCATAATGTAGCAGATAAGTCCAGTGTCAGGGAGATGAATGTGAAACCTGGAGCCAAGAAAACGATTCCCTCGCcaacaggcagcagcagctctcaggACACAGGCTTTGGTTCCCAAGAAGGGGAGGGATCGATTGACGGGATGCTGGTGAGACCATAA